The bacterium genome contains a region encoding:
- the frr gene encoding Ribosome-recycling factor, which translates to MQTLDEVYADAKHRMEASLHAMHHEFGALRTGRASAALLDRVMVDAYGSSMPINQVATVTVGDAQSLLIKPFDKNVIGAIEKGISAANIGLTPNNDGLTIRLNIPALTTQRREEIVKQAKSEAESTRVAIRNVRRDANDHIKKLKADSLITEDQEKKGHDEIQKITDKFMGQIDEDLKKKEAEILE; encoded by the coding sequence ATGCAGACGCTCGATGAGGTTTACGCCGACGCCAAGCACCGGATGGAAGCCTCGCTCCATGCCATGCACCATGAGTTTGGGGCCTTGCGGACTGGCCGGGCATCCGCAGCGCTGCTGGATCGGGTGATGGTGGATGCCTATGGCTCCTCCATGCCGATCAACCAGGTCGCGACCGTGACAGTGGGCGATGCCCAGTCGCTCCTGATCAAGCCCTTTGACAAAAACGTCATTGGCGCAATCGAAAAGGGGATCAGCGCGGCCAACATCGGGCTGACTCCCAACAATGATGGACTCACGATTCGCCTCAATATCCCGGCGCTGACCACGCAGCGACGTGAGGAGATCGTCAAACAGGCCAAGTCCGAAGCTGAAAGCACCCGGGTCGCCATCCGTAACGTGCGCCGGGATGCCAATGACCACATCAAGAAGCTGAAGGCCGACAGCCTGATCACCGAGGATCAGGAAAAGAAGGGCCACGACGAGATCCAGAAAATCACGGACAAGTTCATGGGCCAGATCGATGAGGATCTCAAGAAGAAGGAGGCGGAGATTCTGGAGTAG
- the pyrH gene encoding Uridylate kinase, which translates to MNPTSTDLPDTAAESGIFPVDQPVVYKRILLKISGEALMGDRESGFSPEVLDALAKEICLLHGMNVEVAIMVGGGNIFRGMQGSDKLGMDRSTADQMGMLATLMNALALQDRLEKEELYVRVMSGIEVRDICEPFIVRRARRHLEKGRIVIFGAGIGRPFFTTDTAAALRALEIKADALLKASKEDAIFDSDPRKNPGATRLKNISYQDYLTMDLKAMDLTAIALTKDYHIPIIFFNMHQYGNMIRAVTGHAPGTTIG; encoded by the coding sequence GTGAATCCGACCTCTACCGACCTCCCTGACACTGCCGCGGAGAGTGGCATCTTTCCGGTCGATCAGCCGGTTGTCTACAAGCGGATCCTGCTGAAAATTTCCGGCGAGGCTCTCATGGGTGACCGGGAATCCGGCTTCTCGCCTGAAGTCCTGGATGCACTGGCCAAAGAGATTTGTCTGCTGCATGGCATGAATGTGGAAGTCGCCATCATGGTCGGAGGCGGCAACATCTTTCGCGGGATGCAGGGGTCAGACAAGCTGGGGATGGACCGGTCGACTGCCGATCAGATGGGGATGCTGGCGACCCTGATGAACGCCCTCGCACTGCAGGATCGGCTCGAGAAAGAGGAACTCTATGTCCGGGTGATGTCTGGTATCGAGGTCCGGGACATCTGTGAGCCGTTCATTGTCCGGCGCGCCCGGCGTCATCTGGAAAAGGGACGCATCGTGATTTTTGGGGCGGGCATCGGACGCCCCTTCTTCACCACCGACACCGCCGCTGCCCTCCGCGCGCTGGAAATCAAAGCCGATGCGCTGCTAAAAGCGTCGAAAGAGGACGCGATCTTCGACAGTGACCCCCGGAAGAATCCCGGCGCCACCAGGCTGAAAAACATCTCCTATCAGGACTACCTGACCATGGACCTCAAAGCGATGGACCTCACCGCCATCGCCCTGACCAAGGACTACCACATCCCCATCATCTTCTTCAACATGCACCAGTACGGGAACATGATCCGGGCAGTGACTGGTCATGCCCCCGGCACCACCATCGGGTAG
- the tsf gene encoding Elongation factor Ts, which yields MEMTYKPSPADIKALREATLAGMSDCKKALEETNGDMEAARDWLRTKGLASAAKRADRAASAGMIWSAISENRQIGALVEVNSESDFVANNEVFQEFVRDLAQLVVDQNPTGVEDPGNPNIPGESLLNLNWKGNPQVNVGLELGGLLGKMGENIVIRRFTRFDLAGTPGAVDSYIHLGGKVGVLVEFEVSDVSCLSHPDFEAFRKDVAMHIAASNPEYVYKEQITEDALARERKIAEERTREEGKPEHVIPGIVEGRIKKWMSEVVLVMQQYVKEPDKNVEQYITESGKALGGAVKVRRFVRYALGG from the coding sequence ATGGAGATGACATACAAGCCGAGTCCGGCGGACATCAAAGCCCTGCGCGAGGCCACACTCGCCGGGATGTCCGACTGTAAAAAGGCCCTGGAAGAGACCAATGGCGACATGGAAGCGGCCCGGGACTGGCTTCGCACCAAGGGGCTGGCCTCCGCTGCCAAGCGCGCGGATCGGGCAGCCAGCGCCGGCATGATCTGGAGCGCTATCAGCGAGAATCGCCAGATCGGTGCCCTGGTGGAGGTCAACTCCGAGTCGGACTTCGTGGCCAACAACGAGGTCTTCCAGGAATTCGTCCGCGACCTCGCCCAGCTGGTGGTTGATCAGAACCCCACGGGTGTCGAGGATCCGGGCAACCCCAACATCCCCGGTGAAAGTCTCCTCAACCTGAACTGGAAGGGGAATCCCCAGGTGAATGTTGGCCTCGAGCTTGGCGGGCTGCTGGGCAAGATGGGCGAGAACATCGTCATCCGCCGTTTCACCCGCTTCGACCTCGCCGGCACCCCGGGGGCCGTGGACAGCTACATCCATCTGGGTGGCAAAGTCGGCGTCCTGGTGGAGTTCGAAGTCAGCGATGTTTCCTGCCTGAGCCATCCGGACTTCGAGGCATTCCGCAAAGATGTCGCGATGCACATCGCCGCCTCCAACCCGGAGTACGTCTACAAGGAGCAGATCACCGAGGACGCTCTGGCCCGGGAGCGGAAGATCGCAGAGGAGCGGACCCGGGAAGAGGGCAAGCCCGAGCATGTGATCCCCGGCATCGTCGAAGGCCGCATCAAAAAGTGGATGAGCGAAGTCGTCCTCGTGATGCAGCAGTACGTCAAGGAGCCCGACAAAAACGTCGAGCAGTACATCACCGAGTCCGGCAAAGCGCTGGGCGGGGCGGTGAAAGTCCGACGGTTTGTCCGCTACGCCCTCGGCGGCTAA
- the ghrB gene encoding Glyoxylate/hydroxypyruvate reductase B — MAGPVRVLVDFHSERYPLWNFPAPLFASLVEAFPTVMFHACTSEADFRTHLPSATIIFGRWLRPEDLPLAEQLVWFHTAAAGVERQLYPAFLEREIVLTTSAGARSGAMAEGMLGAIIAFNRQLPRLWEAQRRQEWIASDIWLRHQQLLTLDGRLMVIAGLGSIGQEVARLAKAFGMEVWGTKRDLSTDCPWVDRIAPPEALGELLGGEPLVVVDALPANASTRQLFGAAQFEQMGPEALFVNVGRGATVDESALVAALSSQIIRGAILDVFVTEPLPEDSPLWQLENCWVLPHITNIVDRFWEPTTAIFEENLRRHLFRQALLNEVDQSLESHAP, encoded by the coding sequence ATGGCAGGTCCGGTCCGGGTCCTTGTGGACTTCCACTCCGAGCGCTATCCCCTCTGGAACTTTCCCGCACCTCTGTTTGCGTCTCTGGTGGAAGCCTTTCCGACCGTGATGTTCCATGCGTGCACCTCGGAAGCTGACTTTCGGACGCATCTCCCATCAGCCACGATCATCTTCGGTCGCTGGCTCCGTCCGGAAGACCTCCCCCTCGCCGAGCAGTTGGTCTGGTTTCACACGGCGGCGGCGGGTGTGGAACGCCAGCTCTACCCAGCCTTTCTGGAACGGGAGATCGTGCTGACCACCTCAGCAGGTGCCCGGTCCGGGGCCATGGCCGAGGGGATGCTGGGAGCCATCATTGCGTTTAATCGGCAGTTGCCGCGCCTCTGGGAAGCGCAACGACGGCAGGAATGGATCGCGTCTGACATCTGGTTGCGCCATCAGCAGCTGCTGACACTGGATGGCCGGCTGATGGTCATCGCGGGGCTGGGGAGCATCGGCCAGGAGGTGGCGCGGCTGGCGAAGGCCTTTGGCATGGAAGTCTGGGGCACCAAACGCGATCTGAGCACGGACTGTCCCTGGGTCGACCGGATCGCGCCGCCCGAAGCGCTGGGGGAACTCCTCGGAGGGGAGCCGCTGGTAGTGGTCGATGCGCTGCCCGCCAATGCCTCGACCCGTCAGCTCTTCGGTGCCGCCCAGTTCGAACAGATGGGTCCAGAGGCCCTCTTCGTCAATGTCGGGCGAGGCGCGACGGTGGATGAATCGGCGCTTGTTGCCGCGCTGTCATCGCAGATTATTCGTGGGGCGATCCTGGATGTTTTTGTCACGGAACCGCTGCCGGAAGACTCCCCATTGTGGCAACTGGAAAACTGCTGGGTCCTGCCGCATATCACCAATATTGTGGATCGCTTCTGGGAGCCGACCACCGCGATTTTCGAGGAGAATCTCCGCCGCCATCTCTTTAGGCAAGCCTTGTTAAACGAGGTCGATCAGTCACTGGAGAGCCATGCGCCGTGA
- a CDS encoding Iron-sulfur cluster carrier protein has product MPSETVAILSNKGGVGKTHLATNMALSLAERGLQVLVVDADWSSASVTRKLGLSPMKTWTQYFQGEAHINDLIQRAPYHHNLYVLPGTTGELRVANMDDAQKNRMLMTLRNLATHARGDIIFFDLGAGIDARTLDTALAADRILLITTPQDVLHGYGCLKALLHRYLELCEDSPDWFVRRHFKPMVAVNMVLEPGQGHNVVRTMRHLLQEYARERALADKAPFGTPDYPQRRGVWGEPRPDLPLDAWCDVLFVGEIPYVRERFILAELNKTPFIRAFPTDRATQAIRELGAAVAAHPLTGTHRDTPPPTGGFWDRLALLMGGQERPVPR; this is encoded by the coding sequence GTGCCTTCAGAAACCGTGGCCATCCTCTCTAATAAGGGAGGCGTCGGGAAGACTCATCTCGCCACGAATATGGCGCTCAGTCTGGCTGAACGCGGACTCCAGGTGCTCGTCGTGGATGCCGACTGGTCCTCGGCATCGGTGACCCGCAAACTGGGGCTTTCACCGATGAAGACCTGGACCCAGTATTTTCAGGGCGAAGCGCATATCAATGATCTGATCCAGCGAGCGCCGTATCACCACAACCTCTATGTTCTGCCAGGTACTACCGGCGAATTGCGGGTCGCCAACATGGACGATGCGCAAAAGAACCGGATGTTGATGACTCTGCGGAACCTGGCGACTCACGCCCGGGGCGACATCATCTTCTTCGACCTCGGCGCGGGCATCGATGCCCGAACCCTCGATACCGCCCTCGCCGCCGACCGCATCCTGCTCATCACGACGCCGCAGGATGTCCTGCATGGCTACGGCTGCCTGAAAGCGCTGCTGCATCGCTATCTGGAACTCTGCGAAGACTCCCCCGACTGGTTTGTGCGACGTCACTTCAAGCCAATGGTGGCGGTCAACATGGTGCTGGAGCCTGGACAGGGACACAACGTCGTCCGGACCATGCGGCATCTGCTGCAAGAGTACGCCCGGGAACGGGCGCTGGCCGACAAGGCACCGTTCGGCACACCGGACTACCCGCAGCGACGAGGGGTCTGGGGGGAGCCCCGGCCGGACCTGCCACTGGATGCCTGGTGCGATGTCCTGTTCGTCGGCGAGATCCCCTATGTCCGGGAACGCTTTATCCTTGCGGAACTCAACAAGACACCGTTCATCCGCGCCTTCCCGACGGACCGGGCGACGCAGGCGATTCGGGAGCTTGGTGCGGCGGTCGCGGCCCATCCATTGACCGGCACACACCGCGACACACCTCCTCCGACTGGCGGCTTTTGGGATCGGCTGGCCTTGTTGATGGGAGGTCAGGAGCGTCCGGTTCCACGTTGA
- a CDS encoding Iron-sulfur cluster carrier protein: MPAQVLGILSNKGGVGKTHLATSLAIALAQRGKKVLIIDADWSSANVTRKLGLTPPRTLRQYFADECSITDLICATPHHPNLYILAGSPGEFAIANMDQARKLRLLTGFREIADHARGDFIIYDLGAGVEARTLDTALAADYPVVVTTPQDVLAGYGCLKALLYRFLDLAPHRPQWFINGQFRPLLVVNQVMEPGQGKVVASTMRNLLREYARERATKDPAIMQYFQQVPGITARGGDGAALAEGLTPELLQGIELGCDLRLMGEVPHAREKFITAEMNRTPFILAYPTHPASIAIQHLADSLTGETVTPVLTAQGTGFWQKLADLVAT; this comes from the coding sequence GTGCCCGCTCAGGTCCTAGGCATTCTTTCCAATAAAGGGGGGGTGGGGAAAACCCACCTCGCAACTTCGCTTGCAATTGCCCTGGCCCAGCGCGGTAAAAAAGTCCTGATCATCGATGCCGACTGGTCCAGCGCCAATGTCACCCGGAAGCTGGGACTCACCCCGCCCCGGACCCTGCGGCAGTACTTCGCCGATGAATGCTCCATTACGGACCTCATCTGCGCGACCCCGCACCACCCGAATCTCTACATCCTTGCCGGCTCGCCAGGCGAGTTCGCCATTGCCAACATGGACCAGGCGCGCAAGCTCCGCCTCCTGACCGGTTTCCGGGAAATCGCCGACCACGCCCGGGGCGACTTCATCATTTACGACCTCGGCGCAGGTGTCGAAGCCCGGACCCTGGATACCGCGCTGGCTGCGGATTATCCAGTGGTGGTGACCACGCCGCAGGATGTCCTGGCGGGCTACGGTTGTCTGAAGGCGCTGCTCTATCGGTTCCTCGACCTGGCCCCCCATCGGCCACAATGGTTCATCAACGGCCAGTTCCGCCCCCTGTTGGTGGTGAATCAGGTCATGGAACCAGGACAGGGCAAGGTGGTCGCCAGCACCATGCGGAATCTGCTCAGGGAGTATGCCCGGGAGCGGGCGACCAAAGATCCGGCCATCATGCAGTACTTTCAGCAGGTCCCGGGCATCACGGCCCGCGGCGGCGATGGCGCAGCCCTGGCTGAAGGACTCACGCCCGAGCTGTTGCAGGGGATCGAACTCGGCTGCGACCTGCGGCTGATGGGCGAGGTCCCACACGCCCGGGAGAAGTTCATTACCGCCGAAATGAACCGCACACCCTTCATCCTGGCCTATCCCACACATCCGGCCAGCATCGCCATCCAGCATCTGGCAGACAGCCTCACTGGTGAGACCGTGACCCCGGTCCTGACCGCCCAGGGCACCGGATTCTGGCAGAAGCTCGCTGACCTGGTCGCCACCTGA
- the prfC gene encoding Peptide chain release factor 3: MTEPTAPLASLIREETARRRTFAIISHPDAGKTTLTEKLLLYGGAIETAGAVKARRAAQSATSDWMELEKQRGISITSTVLQFDYQGHRLNLLDTPGHQDFSEDTYRTLTAVDSAVMLVDGAKGVEAQTRKLFAVCRRRGIPIATFVNKMDRPVRDPFDLLDEIEKVLGITAVPVTWPIGTHTTFRGVYERSTGLVHLFEKDATHGARKAAVQTHGLDDPALPGLIGAPELAQLKEDLQLLDDMLGFPDVDLIRGQLQTPVFFGSAVSNFGVQHFLERFIDLAPAPGTLATADGLTTEVTGPFAGFIFKIQANMNKAHRDRIAFVRVASGQFDRGMDVLLARTGKVVKLSHSSAFFAQERTLVETAFPGDVVGLITSGQFRVGDQLYVGQLPPLPRMPHFPAEFFASLRNENTAKYKQFHKGLTELAEEGAIQVLRNPDGSGDPILAAVGELQFQVVQYRLENEYGCQVRLDRLPYAASRWLAPDSVQDVRGVGRWARILVDSHGDTVLLFKSDWEMNYALEAVKGLLLSELPPAGALESIRV; encoded by the coding sequence GTGACTGAACCGACTGCACCACTCGCATCCCTCATTCGCGAAGAAACCGCGCGTCGCCGGACCTTCGCCATCATTTCGCACCCCGACGCCGGCAAAACTACCCTGACCGAAAAGTTGCTCCTTTATGGGGGCGCGATTGAAACCGCCGGGGCGGTGAAGGCACGTCGTGCCGCGCAGTCGGCCACCTCCGACTGGATGGAGCTCGAAAAGCAGCGCGGGATTTCGATTACCTCGACCGTCCTGCAATTCGACTATCAGGGCCATCGCCTCAATCTGCTGGACACCCCGGGGCACCAGGATTTTTCCGAAGACACCTATCGCACCCTTACAGCAGTGGACTCCGCAGTCATGCTGGTAGATGGCGCTAAAGGGGTCGAGGCCCAGACCCGCAAGCTCTTCGCGGTCTGTCGTCGGCGCGGTATCCCCATCGCCACGTTCGTCAACAAGATGGACCGTCCGGTACGGGATCCGTTTGATCTGCTCGATGAAATCGAAAAGGTACTGGGCATTACGGCGGTTCCGGTGACCTGGCCCATCGGGACACACACGACTTTCCGGGGGGTGTACGAGCGGAGTACGGGTCTGGTGCATCTGTTTGAAAAAGATGCCACCCACGGTGCGCGCAAGGCGGCGGTTCAGACGCACGGGCTGGATGATCCCGCACTGCCAGGACTGATCGGTGCGCCGGAGCTGGCACAGCTGAAGGAAGACTTGCAGCTCCTGGACGACATGCTGGGATTCCCCGATGTGGACCTGATCCGGGGCCAGTTACAGACCCCGGTTTTCTTTGGATCGGCGGTCTCAAACTTCGGGGTGCAGCATTTCCTCGAGCGGTTTATTGATCTGGCACCCGCGCCCGGCACCCTGGCAACCGCCGATGGTCTGACCACCGAAGTCACCGGCCCCTTCGCGGGCTTCATCTTCAAAATTCAGGCGAACATGAACAAGGCCCACCGCGACCGGATCGCCTTCGTGCGGGTCGCGAGCGGCCAGTTTGACCGGGGAATGGATGTCCTGCTCGCCAGGACCGGCAAGGTCGTGAAGCTGAGTCACTCCTCGGCGTTCTTTGCGCAGGAGCGGACCCTGGTCGAGACCGCTTTCCCGGGGGATGTGGTAGGGCTGATCACCTCTGGGCAGTTCCGAGTTGGAGATCAGCTCTATGTGGGACAGCTGCCACCACTGCCGCGGATGCCCCACTTCCCGGCCGAGTTTTTTGCGTCACTCCGGAACGAGAACACCGCGAAGTACAAACAGTTTCACAAAGGGCTGACGGAGCTCGCTGAAGAAGGGGCCATCCAGGTGCTCCGAAATCCTGATGGTTCTGGTGATCCGATTCTGGCCGCCGTCGGCGAGTTGCAGTTTCAGGTGGTCCAGTACCGGCTGGAAAACGAGTATGGCTGTCAGGTCCGTCTCGACCGGCTCCCTTACGCCGCCAGTCGCTGGCTCGCACCGGACTCGGTGCAGGATGTCCGGGGTGTCGGGCGCTGGGCGCGGATTCTGGTGGACTCGCACGGCGATACGGTCCTGTTGTTCAAGAGCGACTGGGAGATGAACTACGCGCTGGAAGCGGTGAAGGGACTGCTCCTGTCGGAACTCCCACCCGCCGGAGCCCTGGAGTCGATTCGCGTCTGA